In Thalassococcus arenae, a single window of DNA contains:
- a CDS encoding TRAP transporter substrate-binding protein yields the protein MYKTSKAFLIGAVAALTMLGSASSAAEWRGWNIHVEGYPNTVAMDKFAELLADKTGGEITLQMFHGGTLGSQPDAIEQVRLGGLEIGNFNLGPIGPIAAEANVVSLPFIFKDVPHMFRVLNGEAGAMIAEGMAAKGLVPLAWYDAGARSFYNGTKPINTPEDVAGMKVRVMNNDLYSGMIAQLGGNPSPMAFAEVYQALKTGVVDGAENNWPSYESTGHFEVAGYYSLSQHLIIPECVCINADVYNALSDDMKAAVKEAAMESAALQQQLWNEREATSREMVEKAGVVTNEIADKAPFQAAMAPVYEAYLAANPDLRPLVELIQATE from the coding sequence ATGTACAAGACATCCAAGGCATTTCTCATCGGCGCGGTTGCTGCGCTGACAATGTTGGGCAGCGCTTCGTCGGCAGCCGAATGGCGTGGCTGGAACATCCATGTCGAGGGCTATCCGAACACCGTCGCGATGGACAAGTTCGCCGAGTTGCTTGCCGATAAGACCGGCGGCGAAATCACCCTGCAGATGTTCCACGGGGGCACGCTGGGCAGCCAGCCGGACGCCATCGAACAGGTTCGCCTTGGCGGGCTCGAGATCGGCAATTTCAACCTTGGCCCGATCGGCCCTATCGCCGCCGAAGCCAACGTCGTGTCGCTGCCGTTCATCTTCAAGGACGTGCCGCACATGTTCCGCGTCCTGAACGGCGAGGCCGGCGCGATGATCGCCGAAGGCATGGCCGCCAAGGGGTTGGTTCCGCTGGCCTGGTACGATGCCGGAGCGCGGTCGTTCTACAACGGCACCAAGCCGATCAACACGCCCGAAGACGTGGCCGGCATGAAGGTGCGGGTCATGAACAACGATCTTTATTCGGGCATGATCGCGCAACTGGGCGGGAACCCGTCGCCGATGGCCTTTGCCGAGGTGTACCAGGCGCTGAAGACCGGTGTCGTGGACGGGGCGGAAAACAACTGGCCGTCCTATGAATCGACCGGCCATTTCGAGGTGGCGGGATACTACTCGCTCAGCCAGCACCTGATCATTCCCGAATGCGTCTGCATCAACGCCGATGTCTACAACGCGTTGTCCGACGACATGAAGGCCGCGGTGAAAGAGGCGGCGATGGAATCCGCCGCACTGCAGCAGCAGTTGTGGAACGAACGCGAGGCGACGAGCCGCGAGATGGTCGAAAAGGCCGGCGTGGTGACCAACGAGATTGCCGACAAGGCGCCGTTCCAGGCCGCGATGGCCCCGGTCTACGAGGCGTACCTGGCCGCCAATCCCGACCTTCGGCCGTTGGTCGAACTGATCCAGGCGACCGAATAA
- a CDS encoding GntR family transcriptional regulator, whose product MQKTAMPLVSKTTTDMVFDTLYEEIASLDLLPGTRISEAEVATRLGVSRQPVRDAFNRLGNLDLLLIRPQRATEVRGFSMPKIANARFIRLAVELEVVTRACSVWDTRRADTLEANIARQAEAIEAGQIDAFHAQDYEFHRLICALSGYPLAFETIEQCKRSIDRLCVLSLSKAYEASAVLEDHREIASALAGRSVDAARAVVTRHLSRLDETIREIHERHAEYFE is encoded by the coding sequence ATGCAGAAAACAGCAATGCCCCTGGTCTCGAAAACCACCACCGATATGGTGTTCGACACGCTTTACGAAGAGATCGCGTCGCTCGATCTGCTGCCCGGCACGCGCATATCCGAAGCCGAAGTTGCGACGCGTCTCGGCGTATCGCGCCAGCCCGTGCGTGACGCCTTCAACCGATTGGGAAACCTCGATCTCTTGCTGATCCGTCCGCAGCGCGCGACCGAAGTACGCGGGTTTTCGATGCCCAAGATCGCGAACGCGCGCTTTATCCGGTTGGCGGTCGAGCTGGAAGTGGTGACGCGGGCCTGTTCGGTCTGGGACACCCGTCGCGCCGACACGCTCGAAGCCAATATCGCCCGGCAGGCCGAGGCAATCGAGGCCGGACAGATCGACGCCTTTCACGCTCAGGACTACGAGTTTCACCGGCTGATCTGCGCGCTGAGCGGCTATCCCCTGGCCTTCGAAACCATCGAACAATGCAAGCGGTCGATCGACCGCCTGTGCGTGCTGAGCCTGAGCAAGGCGTATGAAGCTTCGGCGGTTCTGGAAGACCATCGCGAAATCGCCAGTGCGCTGGCCGGCCGAAGCGTCGACGCTGCGCGTGCGGTGGTCACGCGTCATCTGTCGCGGCTGGACGAAACGATCCGCGAAATCCACGAACGCCACGCCGAGTATTTCGAATAG